AGAGGATGATAATGATGCCGACGGCAACGAAAGCGAGGGAGCCGATAAGCAGAAGGACGTGCCGCCAAATCGAAGATTTAATGATGATGGGTTTCATGGCGTTCATCCTTGGGTGTTACGGTTTGAGTTCTATGCCGGAGGAGATGATTACGGTGGACGGCTTTGAGGGCAATGGAAAAAAAGGAGGGAAAACCGTTGGAAACGGTTACGTGAATAAGAAGGTGGTATTGCCCCCCCCGCACTAAAGTGGCGGGGTTAATGAGAGGGGCGGCATGACTGTTGCACATGGGAGGAGTTTGTCCGACTTACCACAATCGGTGGCTAGTATCAGGCTAAGCCGATTTGGAAATCAGTGCTCCGGTTGAAGCAGTTGGATCGCAGGTCGCCTACGCGAGTCGAGGCAATGATTGGTTTTAAAATTTGAGCTGAGTCAGAGCGGCGCGCACGGAGTGACGCGGCCCTACCTGGTTGCTTGCGCGGAGGATTGGGTCGCGGGGCGCGTGCGCGAATAGCGACGTGGAAAGGATTAAAATCGCGGACTTGGCTGGAGCTCGACAGGAGTCTCTCCCCTACCGATTTATTGGTGGCTGGCGCTAAGGCTGGAGTCGCGGGTCGCCTGCGCGATTGGCACGATGAATGGGATGAGAGCGCAAGGGAGGTCAGGGAGCGCGCAGCAGTGCATCCTTACCCCATATCGATTGCTGGCGCAAAGCGTCGGAGTCCCAGACCGCGTGCGCGGATTGTGTCATGGTATAAATCAAAATCGCGGGCCGATAATGGGCGTCCGCAGAGGTACGCCCTACCGATTTATTGATTGCTGGCGCGCGCGGTTGGATCGTTGGTCGCGTACGCGAGTGGGGGTGATGGAAAGATGGAAATTGTCGGCCGTGTTAGTGCGGCGCGGTAGGGACACCGCGGCCCTACCTGCGAGCCTGGCGGTGGGATTTGAATCGCGGATCGTGGATGCGGTATGGATTGTCAGGGGGGTGGGAATGGGATTATGGTGGGCGGGCCATGAAACGTCGCGATTTTATTCGGTCGGCCATCATCGGGAGTGGAATCGTCATGAACCAATCTTCTTTTGCTCAACAGGCAGCTTCGGAATCACGCGCCGGTGATGTCAACAGGAAGCGGGTGCCGTCTTTTGAATTGGATGAGGTGATGATTGGGGAGTTGCAGTCGGGCATGGCGAAGGGGAAGTGGTCGGCGGTGTCGTTGACAAAGAAGTATCTCACGCGAATTCAGATGATTGACCGGCGGGGGCCGAAACTCAATGCGGTGATTGAATTGAATCCGGAGGCGCTGGCGATTGCGTCGGCATTGGATAAGGAGCGGAAGAGCAAAGGGCCGCGGGGTCCGTTGCATGGGATTCCGGTGCTCATCAAGGACAACATTGATACCCATGACAAGATGATGACGACGGCGGGGTCGCTGGCACTGGCTGGTTCGATTGCGCCGAAGGATGCGTTCATGGTGCAGAAGCTGCGGGAGGCAGGGGCGGTGATTTTGGGGAAAACGAATTTGAGTGAGTGGGCGAATTTTCGTTCTTCGCACGCGACGAGTGGTTGGAGCGGGCGCGGAGGATTGACGTTGTGTCCTTATGCGCTGGATCGGAATCCGTCGGGATCGAGTTCGGGTTCGGGTGTGGCGGTGGCGGCGAATTTATGCGCGGTGGCGGTGGGCACGGAGACGGATGGTTCGGTGTTATCGCCGGCTTCCTACAATGGGCTGGTGGGAATCAAGCCGACGGTGGGATTGATCAGTCGGTGCGGCATTATCCCGATTGCCCACAGCCAGGATACGGCGGGGCCGATGGCGCGGACGGTGACAGATGCGGCGATTTTGCTGGGTTGTCTGGCGGGGCCGGATAATTGTGATGCGGCGACGGCGGAAAGCGCGGGCAAGGTGCAGACGGATTATACGCAGTTTT
The DNA window shown above is from Pedosphaera parvula Ellin514 and carries:
- a CDS encoding amidase, encoding MKRRDFIRSAIIGSGIVMNQSSFAQQAASESRAGDVNRKRVPSFELDEVMIGELQSGMAKGKWSAVSLTKKYLTRIQMIDRRGPKLNAVIELNPEALAIASALDKERKSKGPRGPLHGIPVLIKDNIDTHDKMMTTAGSLALAGSIAPKDAFMVQKLREAGAVILGKTNLSEWANFRSSHATSGWSGRGGLTLCPYALDRNPSGSSSGSGVAVAANLCAVAVGTETDGSVLSPASYNGLVGIKPTVGLISRCGIIPIAHSQDTAGPMARTVTDAAILLGCLAGPDNCDAATAESAGKVQTDYTQFLKRDGLRGARIGVARKFFGILDEADKLMEGAIAEMKALGAVIVDPADLPTHGQYGEAETEVLLYEFKNDLNAYLANRGANAPVHSLKEIIEFNERNKAKEMPYFGQDLFLKAEAKGPLTEKAYRDALEKNLRLTREEGIDAVMKKHRLDAIVAPTTGPTQLTDLVWGDRDTGGSTTPPAVAGYPSITVPAGQVAGLPVGISFFGKAWSEPKLIELAFAFEQSTKHRRAPKFLRTVDI